One window of the Thermoleophilia bacterium genome contains the following:
- the gyrA gene encoding DNA gyrase subunit A: protein MALDALTGHIEERELELEMRSSYIDYAMSVIVGRALPDVRDGLKPVHRRVLYAMHDLGLQPNRPYRKSATIVGEVMGKYHPHGDASIYDTLVRMAQEFSLRYPLADGQGNFGSIDDDSAAAMRYTEARLTRLATEMLRDIDSDTVEFGPNYDESQREPLVLPSRFPNLLVNGASGIAVGMATNIPPHNLPEVAGAVAAYIDNPEINLEGLMEHVKGPDFPGGGIMDPSNIREAYATGRGSVRVRGKVHSEPLKGGKDALIVTELPYTVKKGGEAGFIVKIATLVRDKKLEGISDLRDETDRTGMRVVIELKRGAMPSVVLNNLYKKTQLQNSFGMNMVSLVEGVPKTLGLKDMIKYYVEHQREVVTRRTQFKLRRAEARAHILEGLLIALDNLDAVIKLIRSSPDPDTARDGLIEEFELTREQAQAILDMRLQRLTALESDKIRAEHAELMELITELRAILGDENRIYAIVREELLEITEKHGDERRTDIQHFGGDVNVEDTIAEQQMVVSLTKSGYVKRISPDSYRQQHRGGVGVTGMNLKEGDYIEHLRICSTHDYLLFFSNLGKIYRKKVYELPEGLRTARGSALVNLLPLVEGEAIMDVIPTRDFKENKYLVFATADGQIKKTEFIDYNTRIEADGIIAIKIREGDSLVGVQLTSGEDDLLMVSKSGHASRFNEDQTRPMGRGTSGVRGMNVSQKGNRVLALAVARDDAELLVVTENGFGKRTDISEYPVKNRGTKGVLTAKLTEAKGGLAGALIVREHQELLFITENGMVQRTTVSGIRKTGRATQGVKAMNVRDGDHISAVALVVESANPVPGEDDMEQDELSPIEPGDDPATEVAEDTGAEAGEAEAVEGGSEEPVEEVPELPEEEAADVAEGETEDE from the coding sequence ATGGCGCTCGACGCCCTGACCGGCCACATCGAGGAGCGCGAGCTCGAGCTCGAGATGCGCTCGTCCTACATCGATTACGCGATGAGCGTGATCGTCGGCCGCGCCCTGCCCGACGTGCGCGACGGGCTGAAGCCCGTCCATCGCCGCGTGCTCTACGCGATGCACGACCTCGGCCTCCAGCCGAACCGTCCGTACCGTAAGAGCGCCACGATCGTCGGCGAAGTCATGGGCAAGTACCACCCCCACGGCGACGCTTCGATCTACGACACGCTGGTCCGCATGGCGCAGGAGTTCTCTCTGCGCTACCCGCTGGCCGACGGTCAAGGCAACTTCGGCTCGATCGACGACGACTCGGCCGCCGCCATGCGGTACACCGAGGCCCGCCTGACGCGCCTCGCCACCGAGATGCTGCGCGACATCGATTCGGACACGGTCGAGTTCGGCCCGAACTACGACGAGTCCCAGCGCGAGCCGCTGGTGTTGCCGTCGCGTTTCCCCAACCTGCTGGTCAACGGCGCCTCCGGCATCGCGGTCGGCATGGCGACCAACATCCCGCCGCACAACCTGCCGGAGGTTGCCGGGGCAGTGGCCGCCTACATCGACAACCCGGAGATCAACCTCGAAGGGCTGATGGAACACGTCAAGGGACCGGACTTCCCGGGCGGCGGCATTATGGACCCGAGCAACATCCGCGAGGCCTACGCCACCGGCCGCGGCAGCGTCCGGGTTCGCGGCAAGGTGCATTCGGAGCCGCTCAAGGGCGGCAAGGACGCGTTGATCGTCACCGAGCTGCCTTACACGGTCAAGAAGGGCGGCGAGGCCGGCTTCATCGTCAAGATCGCCACGCTGGTCCGTGACAAGAAGCTCGAAGGGATCTCCGACCTGCGCGACGAGACCGATCGCACCGGCATGCGTGTCGTGATCGAACTCAAGCGCGGCGCGATGCCGAGCGTCGTGCTCAACAACCTTTACAAGAAGACCCAGCTGCAGAACTCGTTCGGCATGAACATGGTTTCTCTGGTCGAGGGCGTGCCCAAGACGCTTGGTCTGAAGGACATGATCAAGTACTACGTCGAGCACCAGCGCGAAGTGGTGACCAGGCGCACCCAGTTCAAGCTGCGCCGGGCAGAGGCCAGGGCCCACATCCTCGAAGGCCTGCTGATCGCGCTCGACAACCTCGATGCCGTGATCAAGCTGATCCGCTCGTCCCCGGACCCGGACACGGCCCGCGACGGCCTGATCGAAGAGTTCGAGCTGACCCGCGAACAGGCCCAGGCCATCCTCGACATGCGCCTCCAGCGCCTGACCGCGCTCGAGTCGGACAAGATCCGGGCCGAGCACGCCGAACTGATGGAGCTGATCACTGAGCTCCGCGCGATACTCGGGGACGAGAACCGCATCTACGCGATCGTAAGAGAGGAGTTGCTGGAAATCACCGAGAAGCACGGCGATGAGCGCCGCACGGATATCCAGCACTTCGGCGGCGACGTCAACGTCGAGGACACGATCGCCGAGCAGCAGATGGTCGTCTCGCTGACCAAGTCCGGCTACGTCAAGCGCATTTCGCCCGACTCGTACCGCCAGCAGCATCGCGGCGGCGTCGGCGTCACCGGCATGAACCTGAAGGAAGGCGACTACATCGAGCACCTGCGCATCTGCTCGACGCACGACTACCTGCTCTTCTTCAGCAACCTCGGCAAGATCTACCGCAAGAAGGTCTACGAACTGCCGGAAGGCCTGCGCACCGCCCGCGGCAGCGCCCTGGTCAACCTGTTGCCGCTGGTCGAAGGCGAGGCGATCATGGACGTGATCCCGACCCGCGACTTCAAGGAGAACAAGTACCTCGTCTTCGCGACGGCCGACGGTCAGATCAAGAAGACCGAATTCATCGACTACAACACGCGGATCGAAGCCGACGGCATCATCGCGATCAAGATCCGTGAGGGTGACTCGCTGGTCGGCGTCCAATTGACCTCCGGCGAGGACGACCTGCTGATGGTCTCGAAGTCGGGACACGCTTCACGGTTCAACGAGGACCAGACCCGGCCGATGGGCCGCGGCACCAGTGGTGTTCGCGGCATGAACGTCAGCCAGAAGGGCAACCGCGTACTGGCGCTTGCGGTCGCCCGCGACGACGCCGAGCTGCTGGTCGTGACCGAGAACGGCTTCGGCAAGCGGACCGACATCTCCGAGTACCCGGTGAAGAACCGCGGGACCAAGGGGGTACTGACCGCGAAGCTGACCGAGGCCAAAGGCGGCCTCGCCGGAGCACTCATCGTGCGGGAGCACCAGGAGCTGCTCTTCATCACCGAGAACGGCATGGTCCAGCGGACCACGGTCTCCGGGATCCGGAAGACCGGTCGCGCGACCCAGGGCGTCAAGGCGATGAACGTGCGCGACGGCGACCACATCAGCGCCGTCGCCCTGGTCGTCGAGTCGGCCAACCCGGTGCCCGGCGAAGACGACATGGAGCAGGACGAGCTCAGCCCGATCGAGCCCGGCGATGATCCCGCGACCGAAGTCGCCGAAGACACCGGCGCCGAAGCCGGTGAGGCGGAAGCGGTCGAAGGAGGTTCTGAAGAGCCGGTCGAAGAAGTTCCCGAGCTGCCCGAAGAAGAAGCAGCCGACGTCGCCGAAGGCGAAACCGAAGACGAGTGA
- a CDS encoding DUF721 domain-containing protein: MRDERGRSTRPKPIGATLGRALDPVAPMTPLAELQRIWPSVVGPGIAAVTKVSKERDGTVTIECESTVWAAELEMMGPQFREKLRPLMGDQTPEKLRFRA, translated from the coding sequence GTGAGGGACGAGCGAGGACGCAGCACGAGGCCGAAGCCGATCGGTGCCACCCTCGGCCGGGCCCTCGACCCGGTCGCGCCGATGACGCCGCTGGCCGAACTCCAGCGCATCTGGCCGTCGGTGGTCGGCCCGGGGATCGCGGCCGTGACGAAGGTGTCAAAAGAGCGTGACGGAACCGTGACAATCGAGTGCGAGAGCACCGTCTGGGCCGCCGAATTGGAGATGATGGGACCCCAGTTCCGGGAAAAATTGCGTCCGCTCATGGGCGACCAGACCCCCGAAAAACTGCGTTTTCGGGCCTGA
- the recF gene encoding DNA replication and repair protein RecF (All proteins in this family for which functions are known are DNA-binding proteins that assist the filamentation of RecA onto DNA for the initiation of recombination or recombinational repair.) yields the protein MASVAADSLRSLDTAELTLDPHLTAIVGPNGAGKTNLVEAIYFGLTGRSFRTADKRDLIPFGSTYARCRISVSDDRGIEHEFMSATSRAEGSRFAMDGAAIERADAAGFRPMVTVFSPDRLELVKGPPALRRAHLDSYIAARWPSRGDLRKKFGRALAQRNALINRIQSGAAGRDQVPAWDQQVAESGAALSAVRSEAVTELAGFFPDLAGELGLVGESSIEYRAGSSTDAAAIRAGLEERIENDIRLGRTSWGPHHDEIRLDFNGRQLRRFGSQGQQRLGLLTLLFAERNALLAGGAPPPLMLLDDVMSELDGERRDRLVSQLLEGGGQSVITAAESELIPARDDLRKIEFSEIVAAGDPGPGGDADPGNSPAADTPAEEQEEP from the coding sequence GTGGCTTCGGTCGCGGCCGACAGCCTGCGGTCGCTGGACACAGCCGAACTTACCCTCGACCCGCACCTGACCGCGATCGTCGGCCCGAACGGCGCCGGTAAGACCAACCTGGTCGAGGCGATCTACTTCGGGTTGACCGGCCGGTCCTTCAGGACAGCTGACAAGCGGGACCTGATCCCGTTCGGATCGACCTACGCGCGCTGCCGCATATCGGTCAGCGACGACCGTGGCATCGAGCACGAGTTCATGTCGGCGACGAGTCGGGCCGAAGGTTCGCGGTTCGCGATGGACGGTGCCGCGATCGAACGTGCCGACGCCGCCGGATTCCGGCCGATGGTCACGGTTTTCTCCCCGGACCGGCTGGAGCTGGTCAAAGGACCACCGGCCTTACGCCGCGCCCACCTCGATTCCTACATCGCCGCACGCTGGCCTTCACGTGGTGATCTGCGCAAGAAATTCGGCCGTGCACTGGCCCAGCGGAACGCCTTGATCAACCGGATCCAGTCCGGAGCCGCGGGCCGCGACCAGGTGCCGGCCTGGGACCAGCAGGTGGCCGAATCAGGCGCGGCGCTCAGCGCGGTCCGGTCCGAGGCGGTCACCGAGCTGGCCGGCTTCTTCCCCGACCTGGCCGGTGAGCTCGGCCTGGTGGGGGAGAGCTCGATCGAATACCGGGCGGGCTCCTCAACCGACGCCGCCGCGATCCGCGCCGGCCTCGAGGAGCGGATCGAGAACGACATCCGCCTCGGCCGGACCTCATGGGGCCCGCACCACGACGAGATCCGGCTTGACTTCAACGGCCGCCAGCTTCGCCGGTTTGGTTCCCAGGGGCAACAGCGCCTCGGCCTGCTGACCCTGCTCTTCGCCGAGCGGAACGCCTTGCTGGCCGGAGGCGCACCGCCCCCGCTGATGCTGCTCGACGACGTGATGTCCGAGCTCGACGGCGAGCGGCGCGACCGCCTGGTGTCGCAGCTGCTCGAGGGTGGCGGGCAGAGCGTGATCACCGCCGCCGAAAGCGAACTGATTCCGGCGCGCGACGACCTGCGGAAGATCGAGTTCTCGGAAATCGTGGCCGCGGGCGACCCCGGCCCGGGCGGCGACGCGGACCCCGGTAACTCGCCGGCCGCCGACACCCCCGCCGAAGAGCAGGAGGAGCCGTGA
- the dnaN gene encoding DNA polymerase III subunit beta, whose protein sequence is MKFSIKNSELSGKLTLVARTVATGGGTPALGGILMESEEGRLSFSSTDGNLSLRVPVHVEGTIEGDGKVLIPGRLFSDISRLLGSGQSEIEYRQAERDVAITSGSSNFHIRTLASDDFPPLPQAGEHTISLGRDSLLSTIDLVARAASRDDMRPVLTSVQVLATGDEMTMVATDSYRLAVKQTKLKEPVAVDLDKNIPAQALKELSRLLSSSETESIKLTVTDRVVIFVVDGAVLSTTTVDGQFPKYQQLFPETYEHDVRLPRTELLESVKRVSQMAQKNRPLKVTLSPGEITISADTPDLGDAEEKLPANFDGEELSIGFNHEFFRDGIEAIQGDEVLLRLISPLRPGLLQPVDGDDYRYLVMPIRLNE, encoded by the coding sequence TTGAAGTTCTCAATCAAGAACTCGGAGCTTTCCGGAAAACTCACTCTGGTTGCCAGGACCGTCGCCACTGGCGGTGGCACCCCTGCCCTGGGTGGAATCCTCATGGAGAGTGAGGAGGGACGCCTGTCGTTCAGCTCGACCGACGGCAACCTCAGTCTGCGTGTCCCGGTCCATGTCGAGGGAACGATCGAAGGTGACGGCAAGGTCCTGATCCCCGGCCGGCTCTTCTCCGATATCTCCCGCCTGCTCGGTTCCGGCCAGTCTGAAATCGAATACCGCCAGGCCGAGCGTGACGTGGCGATCACCTCGGGCAGCTCCAACTTCCACATACGTACTCTTGCCAGCGACGACTTCCCGCCGCTGCCCCAAGCCGGCGAGCACACGATCTCGCTCGGCCGTGACTCGCTGCTGTCGACGATCGACCTGGTGGCCCGCGCGGCCTCACGTGACGACATGCGCCCGGTCCTGACCAGCGTGCAGGTGCTGGCAACGGGCGACGAGATGACCATGGTCGCCACAGATTCGTACCGGCTGGCAGTCAAGCAGACCAAACTGAAGGAACCGGTCGCAGTCGATCTCGACAAAAACATCCCGGCCCAGGCCCTGAAGGAACTCTCCCGGCTGCTCTCCTCGAGCGAGACCGAATCGATCAAGCTCACCGTCACCGACCGCGTGGTCATCTTCGTGGTAGACGGAGCGGTGCTGTCGACGACAACGGTCGATGGTCAGTTCCCGAAGTACCAGCAGCTCTTCCCGGAGACGTACGAGCACGACGTGCGCCTGCCGCGGACCGAACTGCTCGAATCGGTCAAGCGGGTCAGTCAGATGGCCCAGAAGAACCGGCCGCTGAAGGTGACCCTGTCACCGGGAGAGATCACGATCTCCGCCGACACACCCGACCTCGGCGACGCCGAAGAGAAACTGCCTGCGAACTTCGACGGGGAGGAGCTGAGCATCGGCTTCAACCACGAGTTCTTCCGTGACGGGATCGAGGCGATCCAGGGCGACGAAGTGTTGCTGCGGCTCATTTCCCCGCTGCGGCCCGGGCTGCTCCAACCGGTCGACGGTGACGACTACCGTTACCTCGTCATGCCGATCCGGCTGAACGAGTAG
- the dnaA gene encoding chromosomal replication initiator protein DnaA: protein MNAVPKSQTPDTKPSPADQTRSMELIWAEVRRQLSASLPEPTYRMWLAPVNPTGLRGSTLHLDAPASVTAWVERRYSAMILTAIADADPKVTAISFAPLAAETRPGPASNQAPGPNPTHVFDRFVIGPGNHLAHAAALAVAEAPSEAYNPLFLHGPPGLGKTHLLGAIANYLEQNVPELRVLYTNAEAFTAEFVGSLKADGINSFKRRYRDIDVLLIDDIQFIAGKPATEEEFFHTFNALHESGSQIVLSADRTPAEISTLADRLSDRFEWGLTVPLDSPNLATRLTVLRHLVTEAGLEITDQEALTMLARRIETNLRQLHGALNRTIAEASLNSTPLSSDLIARVFPSRVTDSAPVTPEGIREITARHFLTDTETLVSRKRDQRTSTARHIAIYLTREMTNLSLPQIGELYGSRNHSTVLNSIEVIEARLSVDPEITTAVDTLRATIHSQADNTR from the coding sequence ATGAACGCCGTACCAAAGTCCCAGACCCCAGATACCAAGCCGTCTCCGGCCGATCAGACCAGATCGATGGAACTGATCTGGGCCGAGGTCCGCCGCCAGCTTTCCGCCAGTCTCCCGGAGCCCACCTACCGGATGTGGCTGGCCCCGGTCAATCCCACCGGACTCCGTGGCAGCACCCTCCACCTCGACGCTCCGGCCTCCGTCACCGCCTGGGTCGAGCGCCGTTACTCGGCGATGATCCTGACCGCCATCGCCGACGCCGATCCCAAGGTAACCGCGATCAGCTTCGCGCCACTCGCCGCCGAGACCCGCCCCGGGCCGGCCTCAAACCAGGCCCCCGGACCCAACCCGACCCACGTCTTCGACCGTTTCGTGATCGGCCCCGGCAACCACCTCGCTCACGCCGCCGCCCTCGCCGTCGCCGAGGCACCGTCGGAGGCTTACAACCCCCTCTTCCTCCACGGCCCTCCCGGGCTTGGCAAGACCCACCTCCTGGGAGCGATCGCCAACTACCTGGAGCAGAACGTGCCCGAGCTGCGCGTCCTCTATACAAACGCGGAGGCTTTCACCGCCGAGTTCGTCGGCTCGCTCAAAGCCGACGGCATCAACTCCTTCAAACGGCGCTACCGCGACATCGATGTCCTCCTGATCGACGACATCCAGTTCATCGCCGGCAAGCCGGCCACTGAAGAAGAGTTCTTCCACACCTTCAACGCCCTCCACGAATCCGGCAGCCAGATCGTCCTTTCCGCTGATCGAACCCCGGCCGAGATCTCAACCCTGGCCGATCGCCTCAGCGATCGCTTCGAATGGGGCCTGACCGTCCCGCTCGACTCGCCGAACCTCGCGACCCGGCTCACCGTCCTGCGTCACCTCGTGACCGAAGCCGGCCTCGAGATCACCGACCAGGAAGCTCTGACCATGCTCGCCCGCCGGATCGAGACCAATCTCCGGCAGCTCCACGGCGCTCTCAATCGCACGATCGCCGAAGCCTCGCTCAACTCCACACCGCTCAGCTCCGACTTGATCGCTCGGGTTTTCCCTTCCCGCGTCACCGATTCAGCGCCGGTCACTCCCGAAGGCATCCGCGAGATCACCGCCCGCCACTTCCTGACCGACACCGAGACCCTGGTCTCCCGTAAACGCGACCAGCGGACGTCTACAGCCCGCCACATCGCGATCTATCTCACCAGGGAGATGACCAACCTCTCGCTGCCCCAGATCGGTGAGCTCTACGGCAGCCGCAACCATTCAACCGTCCTCAACTCAATTGAGGTGATCGAAGCGCGCCTCTCGGTCGATCCCGAGATCACCACCGCTGTGGACACCTTGCGCGCAACTATCCACAGTCAGGCTGACAACACTCGATGA
- the rpmH gene encoding 50S ribosomal protein L34, with the protein MKRTYQPKKRKRAKTHGFRVRMSTKGGRDVIRRRRRKGRKRLAV; encoded by the coding sequence ATGAAGCGTACTTACCAACCAAAGAAGCGCAAGCGGGCAAAGACCCACGGATTTCGCGTCCGGATGAGCACCAAGGGTGGCCGTGATGTCATCCGCCGCCGCCGGCGCAAGGGCCGCAAGCGTCTCGCCGTCTGA
- the rnpA gene encoding ribonuclease P protein component — protein MSGSGAGSPRRRRLSRSGDFKRVYKEGSSKATRHLVLYSFERAEGGPEEVRLGISVSKKLGDAVARNRVKRVLKEAFWTRVDRDTAEHDFVLVARPSVGEVIEERGLDGALECVDEILELSRGKRST, from the coding sequence ATGTCGGGCTCCGGCGCTGGGTCCCCCAGACGCCGACGACTCTCCCGCAGCGGAGACTTCAAACGGGTTTACAAGGAAGGGTCGTCGAAAGCGACCCGTCACCTCGTGCTCTATAGCTTCGAGCGGGCTGAAGGCGGGCCCGAGGAGGTACGGCTCGGCATCTCGGTCTCGAAGAAGCTCGGAGACGCCGTGGCCAGGAACCGGGTCAAACGGGTGCTGAAGGAGGCTTTCTGGACGCGGGTAGACCGCGACACTGCGGAGCACGACTTCGTCCTGGTGGCCCGTCCCAGCGTGGGTGAGGTGATCGAGGAGCGCGGACTCGACGGGGCACTCGAATGTGTCGACGAGATCCTCGAGCTGAGCCGGGGCAAGCGTTCCACGTGA
- the yidD gene encoding membrane protein insertion efficiency factor YidD, protein MCRRDPRAEPGQAFHVKRLWLAPVFAYRRWLSPLLPRRCKYEPSCSTYTVQAVERFGVLRGTVLACWRILRCNPFSHGGFDPVRETFTLKVGPMDPADYHGESEPR, encoded by the coding sequence ATGTGTCGACGAGATCCTCGAGCTGAGCCGGGGCAAGCGTTCCACGTGAAACGCCTCTGGCTCGCGCCGGTCTTTGCCTACCGCCGCTGGCTCTCCCCGTTGCTGCCCCGCCGGTGCAAGTACGAACCCAGTTGTTCGACCTATACGGTGCAGGCGGTAGAACGTTTCGGTGTCCTACGGGGTACAGTTCTCGCCTGCTGGCGCATCCTGCGCTGCAATCCTTTCAGCCACGGAGGCTTCGACCCCGTGCGGGAAACATTCACTTTGAAGGTCGGGCCAATGGATCCGGCTGATTACCACGGAGAGTCAGAACCGCGTTGA
- the yidC gene encoding membrane protein insertase YidC, which produces MIPAAHILQPLIDAANAVLSFFHFDMGLEWGFAIVLLTICTRALLIPLTYKQLKGMRALQAFQPQIKALQEKYKNDRQRLSQEMMNFYKENKINPLASCIPLLAQLPIFITLFYTLKGPMREDMCGQNEMSCGDVPFHAVQSSATQAQLEPKLNALKQAGDLTANQATNVYNHFSAIKPLTDGVSSFGEKFFFIPDLTANAVGAVLITLMILYVGTQLISGIITATTGDRNQKILMMVLPFIFIPFIISFPAGLVVYWITTNVWTIGQQAAVNKFIPAPVVPTPEMAAAAKPPPQPPKKKKRRR; this is translated from the coding sequence TTGATCCCAGCAGCACACATACTTCAGCCCCTGATTGACGCCGCCAACGCGGTCCTCTCGTTTTTCCACTTCGACATGGGTCTCGAGTGGGGCTTCGCGATCGTGCTGCTCACCATCTGCACCAGGGCGCTGCTCATCCCCCTGACCTACAAGCAGCTCAAGGGCATGCGCGCCCTACAGGCCTTCCAGCCTCAGATCAAGGCTCTCCAGGAGAAGTACAAGAACGATCGTCAGCGCCTCTCGCAGGAGATGATGAACTTCTACAAGGAGAACAAGATCAACCCGCTGGCCTCCTGCATCCCGCTGCTGGCCCAGCTACCGATCTTCATCACGCTCTTCTACACGCTTAAAGGCCCGATGCGCGAGGACATGTGTGGCCAGAACGAAATGTCCTGCGGCGACGTTCCTTTCCACGCCGTTCAGAGTTCGGCCACACAGGCACAACTGGAGCCCAAGCTGAACGCACTGAAGCAAGCCGGGGATCTGACGGCAAACCAGGCCACGAACGTCTACAACCACTTCAGCGCCATCAAGCCCCTCACCGACGGCGTCTCGTCCTTCGGTGAAAAGTTCTTCTTCATCCCCGACCTCACGGCGAATGCGGTCGGCGCCGTTCTGATCACGCTGATGATCCTCTACGTCGGCACCCAGTTGATCTCGGGCATCATCACCGCGACCACCGGTGACCGCAATCAGAAGATCCTGATGATGGTCCTGCCGTTCATCTTCATCCCGTTCATCATCTCCTTCCCGGCCGGCCTGGTGGTCTACTGGATCACGACCAACGTCTGGACGATCGGCCAGCAGGCGGCGGTCAACAAGTTCATTCCGGCGCCCGTGGTCCCGACTCCGGAGATGGCCGCGGCCGCAAAACCGCCGCCCCAACCACCGAAGAAGAAGAAACGCCGGCGGTAG
- a CDS encoding KH domain-containing protein — protein sequence MAPEAQDAEDWPDDPAERIRLVVERVLEQLELEGTVEVTEDDEVITASVEGEDDFGLLIGRRGQTIDALQLLCFQAAFQGIRERKRVVLDAAGYRARREEVISERADRAAEKAISTGDEIELDPMTARERRIVHEHLKERTEVETFSAGDEPQRRVVVAPLVSE from the coding sequence ATGGCTCCCGAAGCGCAAGACGCAGAAGACTGGCCGGACGATCCGGCTGAGCGGATCCGGCTGGTAGTTGAACGGGTTCTCGAGCAATTGGAACTCGAAGGCACGGTCGAGGTCACCGAGGACGATGAAGTCATCACTGCCTCGGTCGAAGGCGAAGACGACTTCGGTCTGCTGATCGGCCGGCGCGGCCAGACGATCGACGCCCTCCAGCTTCTCTGCTTCCAGGCTGCCTTTCAGGGGATCCGGGAACGCAAGCGGGTGGTGCTCGACGCCGCCGGTTACCGGGCCCGTCGTGAAGAAGTCATCTCCGAGCGAGCCGACCGCGCGGCCGAGAAGGCGATCAGCACCGGCGACGAGATCGAACTCGATCCGATGACTGCCCGTGAGCGCCGAATCGTCCACGAACACCTGAAGGAACGCACCGAAGTCGAGACTTTCAGCGCCGGGGATGAGCCCCAGCGCCGCGTCGTCGTCGCGCCCCTCGTCTCCGAGTGA
- the rsmG gene encoding 16S rRNA (guanine(527)-N(7))-methyltransferase RsmG: MKPDERPWLAGDLQRRLEPMLEMLAAAPASLSSITNPDEARRVHLSDSLSGLVVDEVSRAQRVTDIGSGAGFPGIPLAMARPEADFTLLDSVGRKVRFMHEVIERLELENAVAVNQRSEEWAASDGAGASDLVTARAVAPLETLAELASPLLETGGSLIAWKGEREPESEVKLAGLEPKLAMALDRVVTVKPYSGSRERHIYVVKKTAETPPNLPRRPGMVRKRPLTAPPRGAGN; encoded by the coding sequence GTGAAGCCGGACGAGCGCCCCTGGCTGGCCGGGGACCTGCAGCGGCGGCTGGAACCGATGCTCGAGATGCTTGCCGCGGCCCCCGCTTCGCTCTCCTCGATCACCAATCCCGACGAAGCGCGCCGGGTCCACCTGTCCGACAGCCTCTCGGGGCTGGTGGTCGATGAGGTCAGCCGCGCGCAGCGGGTCACTGATATCGGCTCCGGTGCGGGCTTTCCCGGCATTCCGCTGGCGATGGCGAGGCCGGAAGCCGACTTCACCCTGCTCGATTCCGTCGGCAGGAAGGTCAGGTTCATGCACGAGGTCATCGAGCGGCTCGAACTCGAAAACGCGGTCGCCGTCAACCAGCGGTCCGAGGAGTGGGCGGCTTCAGACGGGGCGGGGGCTTCGGACCTGGTCACCGCCCGCGCCGTGGCGCCGCTCGAAACGCTGGCCGAACTGGCCTCGCCGCTACTCGAGACCGGAGGTTCACTGATCGCCTGGAAAGGTGAACGCGAGCCCGAAAGCGAAGTAAAACTGGCCGGACTGGAGCCGAAACTGGCGATGGCTCTCGATCGTGTGGTCACGGTGAAGCCGTACAGCGGCAGCCGTGAGCGCCATATCTACGTGGTCAAAAAGACGGCCGAGACACCGCCGAACTTACCGCGCAGACCGGGAATGGTCCGGAAAAGACCGCTCACCGCACCACCCCGCGGCGCCGGGAACTGA
- a CDS encoding ParA family protein: MGLIYSIANQKGGVGKTTTAVNLGAGFARLGKKVLVVDLDQQCNATVALGGDKHERPSSYDVLSGENTLEEAAKPAGPDNLWLVPASRDLAGAVVELPRLEEPNYRLREQLGSVADDFDIVLIDCPPALGPITVNALVASDRVIVPVQAEYLALEGLVEFLDTLSTVRREMNPTLELAGVVVTMHDERTRLAQDVERELRDHFSETVFRNVIPRTVRVAEAPSYGIPVTDYAPTSRGSSAYLALADEVIARG, encoded by the coding sequence GTGGGACTTATCTACTCGATCGCCAACCAGAAAGGCGGCGTCGGCAAGACGACCACCGCGGTCAACCTCGGGGCCGGCTTTGCCCGGCTGGGCAAGAAGGTGCTAGTCGTCGATTTGGATCAGCAGTGCAACGCTACCGTCGCCCTCGGCGGAGACAAGCACGAGCGCCCGTCGAGCTACGACGTGCTTTCCGGCGAGAACACCCTTGAAGAAGCGGCGAAGCCGGCCGGGCCCGACAACCTCTGGCTGGTGCCGGCCAGCCGCGACCTGGCTGGTGCGGTAGTCGAGCTGCCACGTCTCGAAGAGCCCAATTACCGGCTCCGGGAGCAGCTGGGGAGCGTCGCCGACGATTTCGACATCGTCCTGATCGACTGCCCTCCCGCCCTCGGGCCGATCACAGTCAACGCCCTGGTCGCGTCCGACCGGGTGATCGTGCCGGTCCAGGCCGAGTACCTGGCACTTGAAGGACTGGTCGAGTTCCTCGACACACTCTCCACGGTCCGTCGCGAGATGAATCCGACGCTCGAGCTGGCCGGCGTCGTCGTGACCATGCACGACGAACGCACCCGCCTCGCCCAGGACGTCGAGCGTGAATTGCGCGACCACTTCTCCGAAACCGTTTTCCGCAACGTGATCCCCCGGACCGTCCGGGTCGCCGAGGCGCCCAGCTACGGCATACCGGTCACCGACTACGCGCCCACGTCACGTGGATCAAGTGCTTACCTGGCCCTCGCCGATGAAGTGATAGCCCGTGGCTGA